One genomic region from Halococcus qingdaonensis encodes:
- a CDS encoding LabA-like NYN domain-containing protein produces MSNVVQPGQRVAVLVDSQNLYHTTQSVYSRNIDYEELLDEAVAGRELTRAIAYVIRANSPNEENFFEALQEIGFETKIKEIKTHADGSKSADWDVGMILDAVTLAPNLDSVVICTGDGDFSRLCSHLRHEGVRIEAMAFGESTSEELVDAADAFTDLSARSERFLL; encoded by the coding sequence ATGTCGAACGTCGTTCAACCGGGTCAGCGTGTCGCGGTTCTCGTCGATTCACAGAACCTCTATCACACCACCCAGAGCGTCTATTCGCGCAACATCGACTACGAGGAACTGCTCGACGAAGCCGTGGCCGGGCGCGAGCTGACCCGTGCTATCGCCTACGTCATCCGAGCGAACTCGCCGAACGAGGAGAACTTCTTCGAGGCGCTTCAGGAGATCGGCTTCGAGACCAAGATCAAAGAGATCAAGACCCACGCCGACGGCTCCAAATCGGCCGACTGGGACGTCGGCATGATCCTCGACGCAGTGACGCTCGCGCCGAACCTCGACAGCGTCGTCATCTGTACGGGCGACGGTGATTTCTCCAGACTCTGCTCACATCTGCGCCACGAGGGCGTCCGCATCGAGGCGATGGCGTTCGGCGAATCGACCTCCGAAGAACTCGTCGACGCCGCTGACGCCTTCACCGACCTCTCGGCGCGCTCGGAGCGGTTCCTGCTCTAA
- the dapF gene encoding diaminopimelate epimerase has product MNVEKYHGTGNDFFVIDASEPVADRRALTIELCDGDDGLAVGERTGADGVLFLALEDGYASPRVVMTLVQPDGSTAPMCGNGARCAAAWAAERTAAETVMVDTQAGTRRATVDDAGVTVEMGEASFAPDAVPLAGDEPLLDESMEDLTVTAVDTGVPHAVAFVDDVATVDLDVLAPPVRHADRFPRGANVTFASPRDEGFDQRTYERGVEGETRSCGTGAVAIAAVARELGLTERDSIPVHPPGGRLDVRFTERGAALAGPTEREFAGTVSMAASPAVEAAGD; this is encoded by the coding sequence ATGAACGTCGAGAAGTACCACGGTACGGGCAACGATTTCTTCGTGATCGACGCGAGCGAACCCGTCGCCGACCGACGGGCGCTCACGATCGAGCTCTGTGACGGCGACGACGGGCTCGCGGTCGGCGAGCGGACGGGTGCCGACGGCGTGCTCTTCCTCGCGCTCGAAGACGGCTACGCGTCGCCGCGCGTTGTGATGACGCTCGTCCAGCCCGACGGCTCGACCGCGCCGATGTGTGGCAACGGCGCGCGCTGTGCGGCGGCGTGGGCGGCCGAGCGAACGGCCGCGGAGACGGTAATGGTCGACACGCAGGCCGGCACCCGGCGCGCGACCGTCGACGACGCAGGCGTGACCGTCGAGATGGGTGAAGCGAGCTTCGCACCCGACGCCGTCCCGCTCGCCGGCGACGAACCGTTGCTCGACGAATCAATGGAGGATCTGACCGTAACGGCGGTCGACACCGGCGTTCCCCACGCTGTAGCATTCGTCGACGACGTTGCGACCGTTGATCTCGACGTGCTCGCGCCGCCGGTGCGCCACGCCGACCGATTCCCGCGCGGGGCGAACGTCACGTTCGCCAGCCCGCGCGACGAGGGGTTCGATCAGCGCACCTACGAGCGCGGTGTCGAGGGTGAGACACGCTCGTGCGGGACCGGTGCCGTGGCGATCGCGGCGGTCGCCCGCGAACTCGGCCTGACCGAGCGTGATTCGATCCCCGTCCATCCGCCGGGCGGCCGGCTCGACGTCCGCTTCACCGAGCGCGGCGCGGCGCTCGCCGGTCCGACCGAACGTGAGTTCGCCGGGACCGTCTCGATGGCTGCCTCGCCGGCCGTCGAGGCGGCCGGCGACTGA
- the purB gene encoding adenylosuccinate lyase, whose protein sequence is MTDRGPLSAVSPLDGRYARYTEPLVEYASEAALLRARVRVEVEYLVALAELDATPIELDADDQRHLRELYEEFTEEDAALIKRIETEGTAEHSATNHDVKAVEYFVRDGLPDPDIAPWVHFGLTSEDVNNLARRLLLKPAVEEVLVPELDAIRESFAGMANEYSDNPMLARTHGQPATPTTLGKEMAVYAGRLERAIERVERAAGDLAGKLAGASGTYAAHHAAYPDVDWRSFAEEFVRSLGLAHVEPVTQINPCDDLAALFDALRGANAILLDADRDMWRYVSDGYLGQESDAGETGSSTMPHKVNPIDFENSEGNLSKADSDLSFLAETLTTSRLQRDLSDSTVKRNVGTALAHSLIGYRKTQTGLSKVVPNERVMREELEENPEVIGEAVQTILRREGHTDAYERVKELTRGRRTSLDDFRELFAELDVSEATRAELRALAPADYTGLASELADSAE, encoded by the coding sequence ATGACAGACCGCGGTCCGCTTTCGGCTGTGTCGCCACTCGATGGCCGGTACGCACGCTACACCGAACCGCTCGTCGAGTACGCGAGCGAGGCGGCCCTGCTGCGCGCTCGCGTCCGCGTCGAGGTCGAGTATCTCGTCGCGCTCGCGGAACTCGACGCCACCCCGATCGAACTTGACGCCGACGATCAAAGACACCTCCGAGAGCTGTACGAGGAGTTCACCGAGGAGGACGCGGCCCTGATCAAGCGCATCGAAACCGAGGGCACGGCGGAGCACTCGGCGACCAACCACGACGTGAAGGCCGTCGAGTATTTCGTTCGTGACGGGCTCCCCGACCCGGATATCGCCCCGTGGGTCCACTTCGGACTGACGAGCGAGGACGTCAACAACCTCGCGCGCCGACTGCTGCTCAAGCCCGCCGTCGAGGAAGTGCTGGTGCCCGAACTCGACGCGATCCGGGAGTCGTTCGCGGGGATGGCGAACGAATACAGTGACAACCCGATGCTCGCGCGCACGCACGGCCAGCCTGCGACGCCGACGACGCTCGGCAAGGAGATGGCCGTCTACGCCGGTCGACTGGAGAGAGCTATCGAGCGCGTCGAACGTGCCGCCGGCGATCTCGCGGGCAAACTCGCCGGCGCGAGCGGGACCTACGCCGCCCACCACGCCGCCTATCCCGACGTCGACTGGCGATCATTTGCCGAGGAATTCGTCCGCTCGCTCGGGCTCGCGCACGTCGAACCCGTCACACAGATCAACCCGTGTGACGATCTCGCGGCGCTGTTCGACGCGCTCCGCGGTGCGAACGCGATCCTGCTCGACGCCGACCGGGACATGTGGCGCTACGTCTCGGATGGCTATCTCGGCCAGGAGAGCGACGCGGGCGAGACGGGCTCGTCGACGATGCCGCACAAGGTCAACCCGATCGACTTCGAGAACAGCGAAGGCAACCTCTCGAAGGCCGACAGCGACCTCTCCTTCCTCGCCGAGACCCTCACGACCTCACGGCTCCAGCGTGATCTCTCGGACTCGACGGTCAAGCGGAACGTGGGCACGGCGCTCGCCCACAGCCTCATCGGCTATCGGAAGACCCAAACTGGTCTCTCGAAGGTCGTCCCGAACGAGCGGGTGATGCGCGAGGAGTTGGAGGAAAACCCCGAGGTCATCGGCGAGGCCGTGCAGACGATCCTCCGCCGTGAGGGCCACACCGACGCCTACGAGCGGGTGAAGGAACTTACCCGTGGGCGACGCACCAGTCTCGACGATTTCCGCGAGCTGTTCGCCGAGCTCGACGTGAGCGAGGCAACCCGTGCGGAACTGCGCGCGCTCGCACCTGCCGACTACACCGGGTTGGCAAGCGAGTTGGCTGATTCGGCCGAATAA
- a CDS encoding 2,3,4,5-tetrahydropyridine-2,6-dicarboxylate N-succinyltransferase, with product MSLQSDVETLWQRSEGGLTASDAGSDERATLDAFLDALEAGEVRAAERSGDEWVANEWVKQGILLNFSLRETERREYGDVGYHDVLPLRSTSDLGERGTRNTPDGTVIRRGAHLGDDAIMMSPSFVNAGAYVGDGTLVDSCDTVGSCAQIGADVKLGANTLIGGVLEPVEDTPVIVEEGVSLGAGCRVTSGFVVGHDSVVGENTLLTPRIPVYDLVEEEVVYGELPPERRAFTRFVESSVGEHDLFDGGAYKPAVVATAVEDRTLEATEREDVLR from the coding sequence ATGAGTCTCCAGTCGGACGTCGAAACCCTCTGGCAGCGCTCGGAGGGCGGTCTGACGGCGAGTGATGCGGGGTCGGACGAGCGGGCGACGCTCGACGCGTTCCTCGACGCGCTCGAAGCCGGCGAGGTGCGCGCCGCCGAGCGGAGTGGCGACGAATGGGTGGCCAACGAGTGGGTGAAGCAGGGGATCTTGCTCAATTTCAGCCTGCGCGAGACCGAGCGCCGGGAGTACGGCGACGTCGGCTACCACGATGTGCTTCCGCTCCGCTCCACGAGTGATCTCGGCGAGCGCGGCACCCGGAACACGCCCGACGGGACGGTTATCAGACGTGGGGCACATCTCGGCGACGATGCGATCATGATGAGCCCGAGTTTCGTCAACGCGGGCGCGTACGTCGGCGACGGCACGCTCGTCGACTCCTGTGATACGGTCGGGTCCTGTGCGCAGATCGGCGCGGACGTGAAGCTCGGAGCGAACACGCTCATCGGTGGCGTGCTCGAACCGGTCGAGGACACGCCCGTGATCGTCGAGGAGGGCGTCTCGTTGGGCGCTGGCTGTCGCGTCACCTCCGGGTTCGTCGTCGGCCACGATTCGGTGGTCGGCGAGAACACGCTGCTCACGCCGCGGATTCCGGTCTACGATCTCGTCGAGGAGGAAGTCGTCTACGGCGAGCTCCCGCCCGAACGCCGTGCGTTCACCCGCTTCGTCGAATCGTCGGTCGGCGAGCATGACCTCTTCGATGGCGGGGCGTACAAGCCGGCGGTGGTGGCGACGGCCGTCGAGGACCGAACTCTCGAAGCGACCGAGCGTGAGGACGTGCTTCGATGA
- a CDS encoding PUA domain-containing protein yields MDDFTRLRTVADYQFGAGAGVALFPSDGSFSVRRSRTGRPQQIFADGERLVSYGTDGRFTLGLAGGERLRTALAAPLARVVVGTESGPFVREGKNAFAKFVHDVDPTVRPGDAVCIVGPDDGLFGVGRAMLSADAMADFETGVAVKTREGADTADQLDRS; encoded by the coding sequence ATGGACGATTTCACACGGCTGCGCACGGTCGCCGACTACCAGTTCGGCGCGGGCGCTGGCGTGGCACTCTTTCCATCCGACGGCTCGTTTTCGGTACGACGATCGCGCACCGGCCGACCACAGCAGATCTTCGCCGACGGCGAACGCCTCGTCTCCTACGGCACCGACGGCCGCTTCACACTCGGACTGGCCGGCGGCGAACGGCTCCGAACGGCGCTCGCCGCCCCACTGGCGCGCGTCGTCGTCGGCACGGAGAGCGGCCCGTTCGTCAGGGAGGGAAAGAACGCCTTCGCGAAGTTCGTTCACGATGTCGATCCGACGGTCAGGCCGGGCGACGCGGTCTGTATCGTCGGCCCGGACGACGGTCTCTTCGGCGTGGGACGCGCGATGCTGTCGGCCGACGCGATGGCGGATTTCGAGACGGGTGTCGCCGTCAAAACACGAGAGGGAGCCGATACGGCGGATCAGTTGGATCGATCGTAG
- the purH gene encoding bifunctional phosphoribosylaminoimidazolecarboxamide formyltransferase/IMP cyclohydrolase, giving the protein MTPIAGLAGNRGRNLVRIADRAPGGAELSVVLTNDADAPVLDAATERGIPTEVVEPEDGESRGNHERRLLDRLDEYDAELVCLDGYMRVLTEEFVDAAPPTFNIHPSLLPAFPGIDAHEQVLDADVDVTGCTVHLVTEEVDAGPIVTQEPVAVYTDDDSASLKERVLHEAEFAAYPRAVRLFAEGKLTIEGEGDEREVRVAGDRNGVFPTRRVRGTERTAELRYGENPHQSAALYADADTRASVVDAPQLNPGAKNLSYNNYNDADGALGLVREFDEPAAAVIKHTNPAGCATADTLAAAYEDALATDPMSAFGGIVALNRECDEATAERIVESFKEVVLAPGYTEDALVVLRGEDNLRVLDIEEFDSDPSPLVEKPLAGGRLIQERDEQAIAPEDLEIVTEREPTDAQLETICFAWWVIKHVKSNAIVFADGTETVGIGMGQVSRVDAVRLAAMKADEHAEGKSAAGAVMASDAFFPFPDGIEAAVDAGIEAVVQPGGSVNDDDVIAAADEAGIAMVHTGQRAFRHD; this is encoded by the coding sequence ATGACACCGATCGCAGGACTGGCGGGTAATCGCGGCCGCAACCTCGTTCGGATCGCCGACCGCGCGCCCGGCGGCGCGGAACTGAGCGTCGTTCTGACGAACGACGCCGATGCGCCGGTGCTCGATGCAGCCACCGAGCGCGGGATTCCCACCGAGGTCGTCGAACCCGAGGATGGAGAATCCCGGGGGAATCACGAACGGCGACTGCTCGACAGACTCGACGAGTACGACGCCGAACTGGTCTGTCTCGACGGCTACATGCGCGTGCTCACCGAGGAGTTCGTCGATGCTGCGCCGCCAACGTTCAACATCCATCCGTCCCTCCTGCCCGCCTTCCCGGGGATCGATGCCCACGAACAGGTCCTGGACGCCGACGTCGACGTCACCGGCTGTACCGTCCATCTCGTCACCGAGGAGGTCGACGCCGGCCCGATCGTCACCCAGGAGCCGGTCGCCGTCTATACGGACGACGACTCGGCATCGCTGAAGGAGCGCGTGCTCCACGAGGCCGAGTTCGCGGCCTATCCACGCGCCGTCAGGCTGTTTGCCGAGGGAAAGCTGACCATCGAGGGCGAGGGCGACGAGCGCGAGGTACGGGTCGCGGGCGATCGAAACGGTGTGTTCCCGACCCGGCGCGTCCGAGGCACCGAGCGCACGGCGGAACTCCGGTACGGCGAGAACCCACACCAGTCGGCCGCGCTCTACGCCGACGCGGACACGAGGGCGAGCGTCGTCGATGCGCCACAGCTGAACCCCGGCGCGAAAAACCTCTCGTACAACAACTACAACGATGCCGACGGCGCGCTCGGATTGGTTCGCGAGTTCGACGAACCGGCGGCCGCGGTGATAAAGCACACCAATCCCGCTGGCTGTGCGACCGCCGACACGCTCGCGGCGGCCTACGAGGACGCGCTCGCCACCGATCCGATGAGCGCGTTCGGGGGGATCGTCGCGCTGAACCGCGAGTGCGACGAGGCGACCGCCGAGCGGATCGTCGAGTCGTTCAAGGAGGTCGTCCTCGCGCCGGGCTACACCGAGGACGCACTCGTGGTGCTACGCGGGGAGGACAACCTCCGCGTGCTCGACATCGAGGAGTTCGACAGCGATCCATCCCCGCTGGTGGAAAAACCGCTCGCCGGTGGGCGACTGATCCAGGAGCGTGACGAGCAGGCGATCGCCCCCGAAGACTTGGAGATCGTCACCGAACGCGAGCCGACCGACGCGCAGCTGGAGACGATCTGCTTCGCGTGGTGGGTCATCAAACACGTCAAATCGAACGCCATCGTCTTCGCCGACGGTACTGAAACTGTGGGCATCGGCATGGGACAGGTCTCGCGGGTCGATGCGGTACGACTCGCCGCGATGAAGGCCGACGAACACGCCGAGGGGAAATCCGCAGCGGGTGCGGTGATGGCGTCGGACGCCTTCTTCCCGTTCCCCGACGGCATCGAGGCCGCCGTCGACGCGGGCATCGAGGCGGTCGTCCAACCCGGCGGGTCGGTCAACGACGACGACGTGATCGCCGCCGCCGACGAGGCGGGCATCGCGATGGTCCACACCGGTCAGCGCGCGTTCCGCCACGATTGA
- a CDS encoding ferritin-like domain-containing protein, giving the protein MSTEGDEQVLDLLHEARNDEFETVINYQTDAIALAGVAAEEVADSLSADVEEELGHAEELGERIVQLGDQPKGSYELEMGQESLQPPEDPTDTLAVIDGVIEAEKGAVETYRELVTVADEADDPVTEDLATELLADEEEHLTEFEGYRKEYDN; this is encoded by the coding sequence ATGAGCACGGAGGGTGACGAGCAGGTGCTCGACCTGCTGCACGAGGCACGCAACGACGAGTTCGAGACCGTGATCAACTACCAGACCGACGCCATCGCGCTCGCAGGCGTCGCCGCCGAGGAGGTCGCCGACAGCCTGAGCGCCGACGTCGAGGAGGAGCTCGGCCACGCCGAAGAGCTCGGCGAACGCATCGTCCAGCTGGGCGATCAGCCGAAGGGCTCCTACGAGCTCGAAATGGGTCAGGAGAGCCTCCAGCCACCCGAGGACCCGACCGACACACTCGCGGTGATCGACGGCGTCATCGAGGCCGAAAAGGGCGCGGTCGAGACCTACCGCGAACTCGTCACCGTCGCCGACGAAGCCGACGACCCCGTGACCGAGGACCTCGCGACGGAGCTGCTCGCCGACGAGGAGGAGCATCTCACCGAGTTCGAAGGCTATCGCAAAGAATACGACAACTGA
- the dapB gene encoding 4-hydroxy-tetrahydrodipicolinate reductase, producing MTAIGVTGATGTMGTAVLETAADRENVDVSVAVDRGADGERVAGREIHDAADLPTLLADRPTDVVVDFTGPESAIEYAAACAEAGVGFVTGTTGFDADGREALETSAERVPLLWATNFSQGIHALGEALGEITETLSEYDIEMTETHHNRKRDAPSGTATTLLDGIDDASGGEHDRTYGREGDQPRADGEIGVHVRRAGGIRGEHEVLFAGNDEVLTFTHRAESRAVFASGALDAAVWLAGRDPGFYEFGEVLA from the coding sequence ATGACGGCGATCGGTGTCACGGGTGCGACGGGAACGATGGGGACCGCGGTCCTGGAGACGGCCGCCGACCGTGAGAACGTCGACGTGAGCGTCGCGGTCGATCGCGGGGCCGACGGCGAGCGCGTCGCCGGCCGAGAGATCCACGACGCGGCCGACCTGCCGACGCTGCTGGCCGATCGACCCACCGACGTGGTGGTCGATTTCACCGGTCCCGAGTCGGCGATCGAGTACGCCGCGGCCTGTGCGGAGGCGGGCGTCGGCTTCGTCACGGGGACGACGGGTTTCGACGCGGACGGTCGCGAGGCACTGGAAACGAGCGCCGAGCGGGTGCCCCTGCTGTGGGCGACGAACTTCTCGCAGGGGATCCACGCGCTGGGCGAGGCACTCGGCGAGATCACGGAGACGCTTTCGGAGTACGACATCGAGATGACTGAGACACATCACAATCGCAAGCGGGACGCACCGAGCGGGACGGCCACGACGCTGCTCGACGGGATCGACGACGCGAGCGGCGGCGAGCACGACCGAACCTACGGTCGCGAGGGCGACCAGCCACGCGCGGACGGCGAGATCGGCGTTCACGTCCGCCGTGCGGGCGGTATCCGTGGCGAGCACGAGGTGCTGTTCGCGGGCAACGACGAGGTGCTCACGTTCACCCATCGCGCCGAAAGCCGGGCGGTGTTTGCCTCGGGCGCGCTCGATGCGGCGGTCTGGCTCGCCGGGCGCGATCCGGGATTCTACGAGTTCGGGGAGGTGCTCGCATGA
- the lysA gene encoding diaminopimelate decarboxylase, with protein sequence MTGAAVTTANPPVRRLADWSADRLRDLANEHGTPLYVVDVERVRENAARLQESFPEAAIDYAVKANARRPVLGAIAAAGFGAECASAGEVVRACEAGFSDVRYTAVNPPARDLDRVVEVADEHEITITVGALDVLDALAERDWSGAIYVRVNPGVGAGHHEKVRTGADPKFGIPIDRAAAAVAEAQRRGFAVEGLHAHAGSGILETDDLTAHRTLVERMSTLADEIADAGIALDTVSVGGGFGVPYHDTEAPLDVDALASATREAFSADARLGIEPGRYLVADAGVLVSEVTTVKPTPETTVVGVDAGMTTLARPALYDAFHEIRSLAAAAEGRETVAATVAGPVCESGDVLGRDRELPAPERDDLLAVGNAGAYGYEMASTYNSRPRPAVVALDGDGSELCMRRETIADLGGLER encoded by the coding sequence ATGACGGGCGCTGCCGTAACGACGGCGAACCCGCCCGTCCGACGGCTCGCCGACTGGTCGGCGGACCGTCTGCGCGATCTCGCCAACGAGCACGGGACGCCGCTGTACGTCGTCGACGTCGAGCGGGTGCGCGAGAACGCCGCGCGTCTCCAGGAATCGTTCCCGGAGGCGGCCATCGACTACGCGGTGAAGGCAAACGCTCGAAGACCGGTGCTCGGTGCGATCGCCGCGGCGGGCTTCGGTGCCGAGTGCGCGTCGGCCGGCGAGGTCGTCCGCGCGTGCGAAGCGGGGTTTTCCGACGTGCGCTATACGGCCGTCAATCCGCCCGCCCGCGATCTCGACAGAGTCGTCGAGGTCGCCGACGAACACGAGATCACGATCACGGTCGGCGCGCTCGACGTCTTGGATGCGCTCGCGGAGCGCGACTGGTCCGGGGCGATCTACGTGCGCGTGAACCCCGGCGTCGGTGCTGGCCACCACGAGAAAGTCCGGACGGGCGCGGATCCGAAGTTCGGGATCCCGATCGATCGCGCCGCGGCGGCCGTAGCGGAGGCCCAACGGCGCGGGTTCGCGGTCGAGGGTCTCCACGCCCACGCCGGCAGCGGTATCCTGGAAACCGACGATCTCACGGCTCACCGAACACTTGTCGAACGAATGAGCACCCTCGCCGACGAAATCGCCGACGCGGGGATCGCCCTCGATACAGTGAGCGTCGGCGGCGGGTTCGGTGTTCCCTATCACGATACCGAGGCTCCGCTCGACGTGGACGCTCTCGCCAGCGCGACCCGCGAAGCGTTTTCGGCCGATGCCCGACTGGGGATCGAGCCGGGGCGCTATCTCGTCGCCGATGCGGGCGTACTCGTCTCGGAAGTGACCACCGTGAAGCCGACGCCCGAGACGACCGTGGTCGGCGTCGATGCCGGGATGACGACCCTTGCCCGCCCGGCGCTCTACGACGCCTTCCACGAGATTCGCTCGCTCGCGGCGGCTGCCGAGGGTCGCGAGACGGTCGCGGCGACGGTCGCCGGGCCGGTCTGTGAATCCGGCGACGTGCTCGGGCGCGATCGCGAGCTGCCAGCGCCCGAGCGGGACGATCTCCTCGCCGTCGGCAATGCCGGAGCCTACGGCTACGAGATGGCGAGCACCTACAACTCGCGACCGCGGCCGGCGGTCGTCGCGCTCGATGGCGACGGGAGCGAGCTGTGCATGCGCCGCGAGACGATCGCGGATCTCGGGGGGCTCGAACGATGA
- a CDS encoding M20 family metallopeptidase: protein MEFDPLEFLETAVETPSHETVEPMRALLCDHLAAHGVEPTVHDGGSVLASKGNSSGPHIVLNTHLDTVAPHVPAEREGDVLHGRGSCDAKGPLAAMLAAFLDCKPGRGRLTLAVTPDEELRSHGAAALVPTLDLDGERGDAVIVGEPTGLDVCTAGKGRFEGTVRVEGESAHAAEPHTGTNAITGAAAAIEAIDEFGERSDALSVHPDLGAPTLTPTIVEGGAATNQVPAGCEIVVDRRSVPPETATGFERDLDDYLHERLGSTMSFALTERETPFLEAFEMPADSRVVDAFRETGCDARPFTAATEASYFAREAPTVVFGPGDLADGDGPVAHAEREYVRLPEVERAAALLGQVLISLFRKTHT from the coding sequence ATGGAGTTCGACCCGCTCGAATTTCTCGAAACGGCCGTCGAAACCCCCTCGCACGAGACCGTCGAGCCGATGCGCGCGCTGCTGTGTGACCACCTCGCCGCCCACGGCGTCGAACCGACGGTCCACGACGGCGGGAGCGTGCTGGCGAGCAAGGGTAATTCGTCCGGGCCGCACATCGTCTTGAACACCCATCTCGATACGGTCGCACCGCACGTACCCGCCGAACGGGAGGGCGACGTACTTCATGGCCGGGGTTCCTGCGACGCGAAAGGACCGCTCGCGGCGATGCTGGCGGCGTTTCTCGACTGTAAACCTGGTCGAGGACGACTCACGCTCGCGGTGACACCCGACGAGGAGCTGCGATCGCACGGGGCGGCGGCGCTCGTTCCTACCCTCGATCTCGATGGTGAGCGCGGTGACGCGGTCATCGTCGGTGAACCGACCGGTCTGGACGTCTGTACCGCCGGCAAGGGGCGTTTCGAGGGAACGGTAAGGGTCGAGGGCGAGAGTGCCCACGCCGCCGAACCACACACCGGAACGAACGCGATCACGGGGGCTGCGGCCGCCATCGAGGCCATCGACGAGTTCGGCGAGCGCTCCGACGCGCTCTCGGTCCATCCCGATCTCGGTGCGCCGACGCTCACGCCGACGATCGTCGAGGGTGGGGCCGCGACGAATCAGGTGCCCGCCGGCTGCGAGATCGTCGTCGATCGCCGGAGCGTGCCGCCGGAGACGGCGACGGGTTTCGAGCGCGATCTCGACGACTACCTCCACGAGCGGCTCGGCTCGACCATGTCGTTCGCCCTCACCGAACGCGAAACGCCGTTCCTGGAAGCGTTCGAGATGCCGGCCGATTCGAGAGTGGTCGACGCGTTTCGAGAAACGGGCTGTGACGCTCGCCCGTTCACGGCCGCGACCGAGGCGTCGTATTTCGCCCGCGAGGCTCCGACCGTGGTGTTCGGACCGGGCGACCTCGCGGACGGGGACGGCCCGGTAGCCCACGCCGAACGCGAGTACGTCCGTCTTCCCGAAGTCGAACGTGCGGCGGCGCTGCTCGGTCAGGTTCTCATATCGCTCTTCCGGAAGACCCACACTTAA
- the dapA gene encoding 4-hydroxy-tetrahydrodipicolinate synthase: MTHDIDLDGVFPAMVTPLEADDSIDFDGVRAEAQRLERAGVDGLVPVGTTGESATLSHDEHVSVVETVVETASIPVIAGAGSNATHEALALAERTRDAGADALLLISPYYNKPEPAGMEEHYRTIADAVDLPQIVYNVPGRTGRTIEIDTAAALADHGNVVGYKSASGDLGRLSELVERTREAEFAVLSGEDGLTLPALAAGARGTISVAANVEPERVGEMVHAALDDEFERAREHHLALGPLFRALFWETNPIPLKEALSIRGHVSPRMRSPLSRLSSDHRGELESVLADLDDADRLLEAER; this comes from the coding sequence ATGACACACGATATCGACCTCGACGGCGTGTTCCCCGCGATGGTCACGCCGCTGGAAGCGGACGACAGTATCGACTTCGACGGAGTACGAGCGGAAGCCCAGCGACTCGAACGGGCGGGCGTCGACGGGCTCGTTCCCGTCGGCACCACCGGCGAGAGCGCCACCCTCTCACACGACGAACACGTCTCGGTCGTCGAGACGGTGGTCGAGACGGCCTCGATCCCCGTGATCGCGGGGGCCGGCTCGAACGCCACTCACGAGGCGCTCGCCCTCGCCGAACGCACGCGCGACGCCGGCGCGGACGCCCTCCTTCTGATCTCACCGTACTACAACAAGCCCGAACCCGCCGGGATGGAGGAACACTACCGGACGATCGCCGACGCCGTCGATCTCCCGCAGATCGTCTACAACGTTCCTGGACGCACGGGGCGCACGATCGAGATCGACACGGCGGCGGCGCTCGCCGATCACGGGAACGTCGTCGGCTACAAGTCGGCGAGCGGCGATCTCGGCCGGTTGAGCGAGCTCGTCGAACGGACGCGCGAGGCGGAGTTCGCCGTTCTGTCGGGCGAGGACGGGCTCACGCTACCGGCGCTCGCGGCGGGCGCGCGCGGCACGATCAGCGTCGCGGCGAACGTCGAACCCGAACGCGTCGGTGAGATGGTTCACGCGGCTCTCGACGACGAGTTTGAGCGAGCACGCGAGCACCATCTCGCACTCGGGCCGCTCTTTCGGGCGCTGTTCTGGGAGACCAACCCGATCCCGCTGAAGGAGGCGCTCTCGATCCGCGGGCACGTCTCGCCACGGATGCGCTCGCCGCTGTCACGGCTCTCGTCGGACCATCGCGGGGAGCTCGAATCCGTGCTCGCCGATCTCGACGATGCCGACCGACTCTTGGAGGCTGAACGATGA